Proteins from one Ovis aries strain OAR_USU_Benz2616 breed Rambouillet chromosome 12, ARS-UI_Ramb_v3.0, whole genome shotgun sequence genomic window:
- the TMCC2 gene encoding transmembrane and coiled-coil domains protein 2 isoform X2, which produces MKRCKSDELQQQQGEEDGAGLEDAACHLPGADIRPGEAAGANSAGGPTSDAGAAAAPNPGPRSKPPDLKKIQQLSEGSMFGHGLKHLFHSRRRSREREHSSSQDPQQQQGMSDHESPDEKERSPEMHRVSYAVSLHDLPARPTAFNRVLQQIRARPSIKRGASLHGGGGGGSRRAKSGSLEPQRGSPHLLRKGPQDSGLAAVLHQHQGRPRSSSTTDTALLLPDGASLLAEEAEGLGDKVDKGDFLALNLAGGPGHGDADGPISLDVPDGAPDPQRTKAAIEHLHQKILKITEQIKIEQEARDDNVAEYLKLANNADKQQASRIKQVFEKKNQKSAQTIAQLHKKLEHCRRRLREIEQNGPSRQPKDVLRDMQQGLKDVGANVRAGISGFGGGVVEGVKGSLSGLSQATHSAVVSKPREFASLIRNKFGSADNIAHLKDPLDDGPPEEAARALSGSATLVSSPKYASDDECSSASASSAGAGSNSGAGPAAAAPGSPKSGPLYGGPGNVDAVLEELREIKEGQSHLEDSMEDLKAQLQRDYTYMTQCLQEERYRYERLEEQLNDLTELHQNEMTNLKQELASMEEKVAYQSYERARDIQEAVESCLTRVTKLELQQQQQQVVQLEGVENANARALLGKFISVILALMAVLLVFVSTVASFITPLMKTRLRVSSTALLALVLLLLWKHWDSLTYLLEHVLLPS; this is translated from the exons ATGAAGAGGTGCAAATCGGACGAGCTGCAGCAACAGCAGGGCGAGGAGGATGGAGCCGGGCTGGAAGATGCTGCTTGCCACCTGCCGGGTGCGGACATCCGGCCTGGGGAGGCCGCGGGTGCTAACTCTGCTGGCGGGCCAACTTCGGATGCGGGCGCTGCCGCGGCGCCCAACCCGGGTCCCCGAAGCAAGCCTCCCGATTTAAAG AAAATCCAGCAGCTCTCGGAGGGCTCCATGTTTGGCCACGGCCTGAAGCACCTGTTCCACAGCCGCCGCCGGTCGCGGGAGAGGGAGCACTCGTCGTCTCAGGacccgcagcagcagcagggcatgtCCGACCACGAGTCCCCCGACGAGAAGGAGCGCTCCCCAGAGATGCACCGCGTGTCCTACGCCGTGTCCCTGCACGACCTGCCCGCCCGGCCCACCGCCTTCAACCGCGTGCTGCAGCAGATCCGCGCGCGGCCCTCCATCAAGCGGGGCGCCAGCCTGcacggcggcggcgggggcggcagcCGGCGCGCCAAGAGCGGCTCCCTGGAGCCGCAGCGCGGCAGCCCCCACCTGCTGCGCAAGGGCCCCCAGGACAGCGGCCTGGCCGCCGTCCTGCACCAGCACCAGGGCCGCCCCCGCTCCTCCTCCACCACCGACACGGCCCTGCTGCTGCCCGACGGCGCCTCCCTCCTGGCGGAGGAGGCCGAGGGTCTCGGTGACAAG GTCGACAAGGGGGACTTCCTGGCCCTGAACCTTGCCGGCGGCCCCGGCCATGGTGACGCCGATGGCCCCATCAGCTTGGACGTGCCGGACGGGGCCCCAGACCCCCAGCGGACCAAGGCGGCCATCGAGCACCTGCACCAGAAGATCCTTAAGATCACGGAGCAGATCAAGATCGAGCAGGAGGCGCGGGACGACAACGTGGCGGAGTACCTGAAGCTGGCCAACAACGCCGACAAGCAGCAGGCATCCCGCATCAAGCAGGTGTTCGAGAAGAAGAACCAGAAGTCGGCGCAGACCATCGCCCAGCTGCACAAGAAGCTGGAGCACTGCCGCCGGCGCCTGAGGGAGATCGAGCAGAACGGGCCGTCGCGGCAGCCCAAGGACGTGCTGCGGGACATGCAGCAGGGCCTCAAGGACGTGGGCGCCAACGTGCGCGCCGGCATCAGCGGCTTCGGGGGCGGCGTGGTGGAGGGCGTCAAGGGCAGCCTCTCGGGCCTCTCGCAGGCCACGCACTCCGCCGTGGTGTCCAAGCCCCGGGAGTTTGCCAGCCTCATCCGGAACAAGTTCGGCAGCGCCGACAACATCGCGCACCTGAAGGACCCCCTGGACGACGGGCCCCCCGAGGAGGCGGCCCGGGCGCTGAGCGGCAGCGCCACGCTCGTGTCCAGCCCCAAGTACGCCAGCGACGACGAGTGCTCCAGCGCCAGCGCCAGCTCGGCGGGCGCGGGCAGCAACTCGGGGGCCgggcccgccgccgccgcgcccggGAGCCCCAAGTCCGGCCCGCTGTACGGGGGCCCCGGCAACGTGGACGCTGTGCTGGAAGAACTGCGGGAGATCAAGGAGGGCCAGTCGCACCTGGAGGACTCGATGGAGGACCTGAAGGCGCAGCTGCAGAGAGACTACACCTACATGACCCAGTGCCTGCAGGAGGAGCGCTACAG GTACGAGCGGCTGGAGGAACAGCTCAATGACCTGACCGAACTTCACCAGAATGAGATGACCAACCTGAAGCAGGAGCTGGCCAGCATGGAGGAGAAGGTGGCCTACCAGTCCTACGAGAGGGCCCGGGACATCCAG GAGGCCGTGGAGTCCTGCCTGACCCGGGTCACCaagctggagctccagcagcagcagcagcaggtggtgcAGCTGGAGGGCGTGGAGAACGCCAACGCGCGGGCCCTGCTGGGCAAGTTCATCAGCGTGATCCTGGCGCTCATGGCCGTGCTGCTGGTGTTCGTGTCCACCGTCGCCAGCTTCATCACGCCGCTCATGAAGACCCGCCTGCGCGTCTCCAGCACTGCCCTCCTGGCCCTCgtcctcctcctgctctggaAGCACTGGGACTCCCTCACCTACCTCCTGGAGCACGTGCTGCTGCCCAGCTGA
- the TMCC2 gene encoding transmembrane and coiled-coil domains protein 2 isoform X1: MKSKEEEKAVDKGDFLALNLAGGPGHGDADGPISLDVPDGAPDPQRTKAAIEHLHQKILKITEQIKIEQEARDDNVAEYLKLANNADKQQASRIKQVFEKKNQKSAQTIAQLHKKLEHCRRRLREIEQNGPSRQPKDVLRDMQQGLKDVGANVRAGISGFGGGVVEGVKGSLSGLSQATHSAVVSKPREFASLIRNKFGSADNIAHLKDPLDDGPPEEAARALSGSATLVSSPKYASDDECSSASASSAGAGSNSGAGPAAAAPGSPKSGPLYGGPGNVDAVLEELREIKEGQSHLEDSMEDLKAQLQRDYTYMTQCLQEERYRYERLEEQLNDLTELHQNEMTNLKQELASMEEKVAYQSYERARDIQEAVESCLTRVTKLELQQQQQQVVQLEGVENANARALLGKFISVILALMAVLLVFVSTVASFITPLMKTRLRVSSTALLALVLLLLWKHWDSLTYLLEHVLLPS; this comes from the exons ATGAAGtccaaggaagaggagaaggct GTCGACAAGGGGGACTTCCTGGCCCTGAACCTTGCCGGCGGCCCCGGCCATGGTGACGCCGATGGCCCCATCAGCTTGGACGTGCCGGACGGGGCCCCAGACCCCCAGCGGACCAAGGCGGCCATCGAGCACCTGCACCAGAAGATCCTTAAGATCACGGAGCAGATCAAGATCGAGCAGGAGGCGCGGGACGACAACGTGGCGGAGTACCTGAAGCTGGCCAACAACGCCGACAAGCAGCAGGCATCCCGCATCAAGCAGGTGTTCGAGAAGAAGAACCAGAAGTCGGCGCAGACCATCGCCCAGCTGCACAAGAAGCTGGAGCACTGCCGCCGGCGCCTGAGGGAGATCGAGCAGAACGGGCCGTCGCGGCAGCCCAAGGACGTGCTGCGGGACATGCAGCAGGGCCTCAAGGACGTGGGCGCCAACGTGCGCGCCGGCATCAGCGGCTTCGGGGGCGGCGTGGTGGAGGGCGTCAAGGGCAGCCTCTCGGGCCTCTCGCAGGCCACGCACTCCGCCGTGGTGTCCAAGCCCCGGGAGTTTGCCAGCCTCATCCGGAACAAGTTCGGCAGCGCCGACAACATCGCGCACCTGAAGGACCCCCTGGACGACGGGCCCCCCGAGGAGGCGGCCCGGGCGCTGAGCGGCAGCGCCACGCTCGTGTCCAGCCCCAAGTACGCCAGCGACGACGAGTGCTCCAGCGCCAGCGCCAGCTCGGCGGGCGCGGGCAGCAACTCGGGGGCCgggcccgccgccgccgcgcccggGAGCCCCAAGTCCGGCCCGCTGTACGGGGGCCCCGGCAACGTGGACGCTGTGCTGGAAGAACTGCGGGAGATCAAGGAGGGCCAGTCGCACCTGGAGGACTCGATGGAGGACCTGAAGGCGCAGCTGCAGAGAGACTACACCTACATGACCCAGTGCCTGCAGGAGGAGCGCTACAG GTACGAGCGGCTGGAGGAACAGCTCAATGACCTGACCGAACTTCACCAGAATGAGATGACCAACCTGAAGCAGGAGCTGGCCAGCATGGAGGAGAAGGTGGCCTACCAGTCCTACGAGAGGGCCCGGGACATCCAG GAGGCCGTGGAGTCCTGCCTGACCCGGGTCACCaagctggagctccagcagcagcagcagcaggtggtgcAGCTGGAGGGCGTGGAGAACGCCAACGCGCGGGCCCTGCTGGGCAAGTTCATCAGCGTGATCCTGGCGCTCATGGCCGTGCTGCTGGTGTTCGTGTCCACCGTCGCCAGCTTCATCACGCCGCTCATGAAGACCCGCCTGCGCGTCTCCAGCACTGCCCTCCTGGCCCTCgtcctcctcctgctctggaAGCACTGGGACTCCCTCACCTACCTCCTGGAGCACGTGCTGCTGCCCAGCTGA
- the TMCC2 gene encoding transmembrane and coiled-coil domains protein 2 isoform X3 — translation MAGAEPGSSGTPARRVRLPLASPVLPRECDPGGPAPPADGWALRAPGTPSPARLREAVPTQVDKGDFLALNLAGGPGHGDADGPISLDVPDGAPDPQRTKAAIEHLHQKILKITEQIKIEQEARDDNVAEYLKLANNADKQQASRIKQVFEKKNQKSAQTIAQLHKKLEHCRRRLREIEQNGPSRQPKDVLRDMQQGLKDVGANVRAGISGFGGGVVEGVKGSLSGLSQATHSAVVSKPREFASLIRNKFGSADNIAHLKDPLDDGPPEEAARALSGSATLVSSPKYASDDECSSASASSAGAGSNSGAGPAAAAPGSPKSGPLYGGPGNVDAVLEELREIKEGQSHLEDSMEDLKAQLQRDYTYMTQCLQEERYRYERLEEQLNDLTELHQNEMTNLKQELASMEEKVAYQSYERARDIQEAVESCLTRVTKLELQQQQQQVVQLEGVENANARALLGKFISVILALMAVLLVFVSTVASFITPLMKTRLRVSSTALLALVLLLLWKHWDSLTYLLEHVLLPS, via the exons ATGGCGGGTGCAGAGCCCGGGAGCTCCGGGACACCTGCCCGCAGAGTCCGGCTTCCCTTGGCCAGCCCCGTGCTGCCCCGGGAATGTGACCCTGGGGGCCCGGCACCGCCTGCGGATGGCTGGGCCCTCAGAGCCCCTGGCACCCCGTCGCCAGCCCGGCTGCGGGAGGCAGTGCCCACGCAG GTCGACAAGGGGGACTTCCTGGCCCTGAACCTTGCCGGCGGCCCCGGCCATGGTGACGCCGATGGCCCCATCAGCTTGGACGTGCCGGACGGGGCCCCAGACCCCCAGCGGACCAAGGCGGCCATCGAGCACCTGCACCAGAAGATCCTTAAGATCACGGAGCAGATCAAGATCGAGCAGGAGGCGCGGGACGACAACGTGGCGGAGTACCTGAAGCTGGCCAACAACGCCGACAAGCAGCAGGCATCCCGCATCAAGCAGGTGTTCGAGAAGAAGAACCAGAAGTCGGCGCAGACCATCGCCCAGCTGCACAAGAAGCTGGAGCACTGCCGCCGGCGCCTGAGGGAGATCGAGCAGAACGGGCCGTCGCGGCAGCCCAAGGACGTGCTGCGGGACATGCAGCAGGGCCTCAAGGACGTGGGCGCCAACGTGCGCGCCGGCATCAGCGGCTTCGGGGGCGGCGTGGTGGAGGGCGTCAAGGGCAGCCTCTCGGGCCTCTCGCAGGCCACGCACTCCGCCGTGGTGTCCAAGCCCCGGGAGTTTGCCAGCCTCATCCGGAACAAGTTCGGCAGCGCCGACAACATCGCGCACCTGAAGGACCCCCTGGACGACGGGCCCCCCGAGGAGGCGGCCCGGGCGCTGAGCGGCAGCGCCACGCTCGTGTCCAGCCCCAAGTACGCCAGCGACGACGAGTGCTCCAGCGCCAGCGCCAGCTCGGCGGGCGCGGGCAGCAACTCGGGGGCCgggcccgccgccgccgcgcccggGAGCCCCAAGTCCGGCCCGCTGTACGGGGGCCCCGGCAACGTGGACGCTGTGCTGGAAGAACTGCGGGAGATCAAGGAGGGCCAGTCGCACCTGGAGGACTCGATGGAGGACCTGAAGGCGCAGCTGCAGAGAGACTACACCTACATGACCCAGTGCCTGCAGGAGGAGCGCTACAG GTACGAGCGGCTGGAGGAACAGCTCAATGACCTGACCGAACTTCACCAGAATGAGATGACCAACCTGAAGCAGGAGCTGGCCAGCATGGAGGAGAAGGTGGCCTACCAGTCCTACGAGAGGGCCCGGGACATCCAG GAGGCCGTGGAGTCCTGCCTGACCCGGGTCACCaagctggagctccagcagcagcagcagcaggtggtgcAGCTGGAGGGCGTGGAGAACGCCAACGCGCGGGCCCTGCTGGGCAAGTTCATCAGCGTGATCCTGGCGCTCATGGCCGTGCTGCTGGTGTTCGTGTCCACCGTCGCCAGCTTCATCACGCCGCTCATGAAGACCCGCCTGCGCGTCTCCAGCACTGCCCTCCTGGCCCTCgtcctcctcctgctctggaAGCACTGGGACTCCCTCACCTACCTCCTGGAGCACGTGCTGCTGCCCAGCTGA